The Apium graveolens cultivar Ventura chromosome 10, ASM990537v1, whole genome shotgun sequence nucleotide sequence TAGGAGAGTCCAGCTTTCTTTAAGTTTGACTTGATTTAGCAGTTTGCTCTATGTAATTGATGGCTGATATAGCTAGCCAAATCTTATTGTATATCAGATCAGTTTAGCTGTTGAACTCGAGTAATGATGGGAGGTTAGTTAGTTGTTGTTGTATTGAGGAGTCATGTAACGGTGTTTAGTGCCCTTATATTTCAGTTTTCCTGTAcagttgttgattctgctactgttagtgttgctagtgttgttaatctggatctcttttataaatggaccctGATATTAAAGATATGGGTATTTTGATCGGGCAGCATTTTCTTGATACAGGTATGCCatttaaacggtgatatcttctatcaaatatttttgttatgttttaaataaacTCATCTCTATATatcaggaagatgccacccaagaaagctacccagtctaaagaaaatagtagtagtgtTGCTACAGTTTCAGTTATAAATTAAATTATGGATTTGTTGctccagcagcaacaacaacaacaacagttaatccaacaggttcagcagcagcAACTATTGTTACAGCAGCAATAGCAAAGAGTGAACCAAGGTGTTAATTTCAAATCTTTCCAGAGTGTTAAACCTCCTGAGTTTAGAGGTGAGCCTGATCCcgtagctgctggagcatggttaaaagtgatggagaaagctttcaaccTTGTCCAAGTAAGAGATAATTTTAAGACTAATAATGCAAGctatttcttaaaaattgaagcaAATTACTGGGGGGAGTCAACCAGAGCATTAGAAGGAGAAGACCCTGTTCCATGGGCTTGGATTACCGAGTTGTTTgtggaaaagtatttccctgaCTGTGTGCAtaatcaaatggagattgagttccTAGAGTTGAAGCAAGGCGATAAAAGTGTAGCTGAGAATGAggctaagttcacagagttggctaggtttgtaccGGAATATGTACGTTCTGAATCTCAAAAGGCAAGGatgtttcaacaaggattgaagcctgaaattcgcagaggagttTTGGCATTGCAACTCAAGCCGTATCCTTTCatagttcaggccgccttagtaattgagattgatcagaagttagccgctagGGAAAAAGCagataagaagcgaaagataGATGATGTGGAAGAAACATCAGGTCAAGGCGGATCTAACAAGAAGTCTCATAAAACGGTTGGTAGGAATAAGAATAAAGAACTTAGAGGATAAAGTTTTTCTCTAATCAGGCCTAATAACATCTCAATCAGCTCTACCCAAGTCAAGTCGGTCAGGTCGCCTATATCGGAGTGTAAGCAATGTGGTAAGGTGGGCCATATTTCCAAGAAATGTAGAAGTGTTTCCCGAGATAGCATGGGAGGCAGTGCATCAAAAAGGCTGACATCCAGTATACCCAAGGCTAAGACTTATAATATGATTAAAAGGTCAACTGCTCAAGACCCTGATACGGAACCAGGTACATCCTTTCTTAATTCCATACATGTTAAAGTATTGAGTGGCAAAAAGTGTTTAAGTTAATTACATGTGGATAGAATGGAGTTAATGTTGGAATATTTAAATGAACCCTTAATTATAGAAGCGGCTGATCGAATTAAAGTTCCAGTAAATCAGTCCTGTCCTAAATACCCTATAGAAATCTTAGAAATTTTTTGTGAATGACCTAATATCTTTCGAGTTAAAAGAgattgatataatcttaggagtGGATTGGGTGTATGTCATAGGACAGTGATTGATTTCCAGAATAAACAAATTGTAATATTTACAGAAGCTGATATTAGGATGAGTATCCGAGGGCATAAGCAAGAATGTAAGGCATAACTAGAGCATGTCGTGAATATCAAGAAGGAAGCACCTAAGTTGGAAGAGATGCAGATAGCAAGTGAAGTCATAAAGTTTTTACCGGATGACTTACTAGGATTACCTCGGAGCATGAGATAGGATCTCTCATTGGCTACTGTACAGAGTCgggctggtgtcaaaagccccgaATCGTATGGCCCAGTAGGAATCAAGTAATTAGTTAAGAAAACTTAAAGATTGTGggatgaaagaataatgagacaAGGTGCATTCCGTGTTGTACAATATGTGGTTTATAAAAAAAAGAAGAATGGAGGTATGCAGTTACGTACTGATTATCAGAAGTTTGAAAAGTTGACAAATAGGAATAAGTAACCCTGCATAGAACTAATTATTTATATGATTAAATTAAAAGAACATTTTGGTTCTTGAAGGATGACCTAAGATCAGGATACCTTCAGCTAAAGGTAAGCCTGAGGTCATACTAAAGACTGTGTTTAGAgtaaggtatggacattacgagttctGGTGATGTTATTTGGATTAGCAAATGCACCGGTCGCGTTTAAAAGCTTATTGAACAAAGTGTATAGAGAGTACTTGTAAAAgcataattatatttattgataacattcTCAGCTATATAAAATTAAGAGCATCCATATAGTacgcccaaggatttccctacgaaggtTGAAAATGGAGCAACTATATGTTAATATTTAAAGatatgaattttggttgagaTTACCAAAAGATTATGGTTATCCTATTAACGACCACTCAAGCAAGGCCAGTGTAGTAAAGAATATTTAATTAAGATCCTCGAGGAGTTAGCcaaagaattggaaagagtgagAGTTGAAGTTTGAACAACCGAAGGTGAAAAGAAGCACCTGTACGAAGTTCATTTTCAGTCTAAGTTGATTGAAAAGATAAGGGAATTGTTAGGCCCTGAATTTCTAGATTATGAATATGGAGTACCGATTCGGAAAAGGTTAAAATCAACTCATGGTATACAAAGAGTGAATGCAGATTCGTATCTGAAGGCTATAAGGATAAAGTTGAAGCATTAGTATTGTTGAAGGTTTTGTCTTGGAAAGAAATAGTGAGATCTGGGCATATAAGGGTAAGTTAAGCCCTAGAATatcatatcatttaaaatatTGAGAAAACAGGTAAAGTCGCCTATGAGCTAGCACTGTTACCACAGCTGCAGCATACTCCTAGTGTGTTTTCATTCTTTATGTCAAAGAACTATATTTTCGACTGGAGTCAAGACATTATGTACGAACCAATCTAGATCTTAAATCGCAAAAAAGAGACCTCAGGAATAAGTCTATTCCTATAATGAATATATTTTGGAGGAATCcttgagtagaagagtctacttgggagttcGAGTCATATGCTTgaaaaatatcctcatttgtttagttaaatcagattctgaggacataatctttttaaagggggggggatataatgactcgtatattttcatattatttaaatatgtaattattgaatattaaataaataaaatatgtgtattggttgtGTCAGCAGTGTGTTATGTATTATTATTTGTGTGTGATTATGGGTGCATAGGGATTATTTGTGTAATTGAATATTGAGTTGTATTGTTTTgttccacttttaaaagtggatttaattgcagatttattttcataaatatttggataatccctaaaattatatttttataattttataatttcaataagtATTTTTGGGTActataaaatttggaaatcaatatatcattaattatttagtcctagataattttctgattgtattaaagtgtaaattcaatattaaatttcaggattctttaaaaattacgaaaatcatattttatgttagatatatttgataatgtcatgtctaatatgatttgtgtttagttttcaaatcttacttaaataggacaaattagtacttaactggaaatcagcacttagaCTGAAGTTcgaacttaagttgtcagaacttaagttatcaagagatatttatcaggagataatatcaggacttaaggggactttcagataaggaaggcggttgattaaaaggaaagaagatcaagaccaacgcaagaagagatatgcatgaagaaggaattctatgaagaatagaatacttggaagaaaagataactgattgataaattttaggaagcagaattatattccatatcaattagagattatcttgtaactgtgtagtatattaacacagacatagggtttacactaaatgtgttatcattatcgagaataatattcattgtaaccctagcagctgtcgtgatatttgttcatcactgagagaggacagttccatattgtaacagagtttattatattgaataaattctgttttctattacttgtgttctttaattcgatttcattatgctaaacactgtattcaacccccttctacagtgtgtgtgacctaacaagtggtatcagagccttttgttaacacacaaacagtttaagatccaaaatcaatcatttctgaagcagaaactccaaccaagtccaccaaaactgaagaacctccaaagactcaaatccatagtcgatatgagacaagttcccatactgaaaccatctgaatatcccatatggaaggtgaggatgtctatgtttctggaagctacagatccagaatatcttgacaggatcaatgaaggaccacacaagccaaccaaactcgttgttgcagttgcaggtcaaccaacaaagtctgtaccaaaggagaagagtgattacactgctgaagatatctcttcaattgctaaggatgctaaggtacgacacttgctgcatagtgccattgataatgtaatgtcaaatagggtaattaactgcaagactgtaaaggagatatgggaagccttggagacaagatgccagggaactgattcaattaagaagaacaggaagacaatactcactcaagagtatgaacactttgactcaaagtctgatgagtcattaactggtttatatgacagatttgtcaaactcttgaataatttgtcactagttgataaggaatatgatcttgaagattcaaatcttaaattcctgttagctcttcctgaaagttgggatttgaaggccacaactataagagacaactataatcttgaagaaacaactcttgatgaaatttatgggatgctcaagacccatgaacttgagatggaacaaagaagcaagaggaaaggaggaaagtcaaggacagttgctcttaaggctgaggaggaatccaACAAAGCAGCTATCTCAtagaaaggcaagggaaaagctcttatcacaaagtctgatactgagtcatcaagttcttatagtgatgatgactcagaaactgaaagcttacctgagatggatgctgatgaggagatgaagaagctgtgtgctcttatggtgaaaggaatcacaaggattgcatacaggaaatttagaaagggaaagaagttttccaggaaaggtgcaagttctgataagaagagtttgggaaaatctgaaggcaaaggaggaaagtctgaaagaggagattacacaaatgtcaaatgctacaactgtggtgagaaaggccacatatctcctgattacaagaaagtgaagagtgacaaaggcaaggctcttatcacaaagaagaaaagctggatagacacttcagattctgaaagtgaggaaaactatgccttgatagcaaatgctgatagtaattctgatactgctgagttaaaggtacctcaaactacttatgcctttcatactgatgatattaatgagttgagaagatatcttaaaaccatgtttattagttatagagatcaaattttaacatgtgaaagattaacttctgaaaatcttgcttataaaaagagaaatgatcatttagaaaaagagttagtcatgttccatcaaactcagaaagatagagatgatgctttctatgttatggatgaagtacttaaaatgaatgaatctctaaaaactgagttagaaaaggaaagagagattatcaggacttggactaactctggtagaacaactcagaatttattaggtagtggaaactggaaataAGGCTTatgttatggagatgataagaatgataaaggaactttagaaattgagcctatagatgttaaacaaaagtcaaaggtaaaacctgttaagtttgtagttgtaaagtctgatactgagaaatcagaagttaaagaggaattaacttctgacaaactaaaacaggaaaagccaactgaagttaacataggcttaatgactaagaagcagcttaagtacaagctgaaagatgttaagaatgtaaacaaggtaaaatcacctaggaaaaataggaatggaaaggaaggtgtgaataaaagcaatgattataagcctgttcctattgctcctagaaaaacatgtcataactgtggaaattctaaccatctggcttctttttgcaggaagaataagaacataaactccttaccttcaatgtcaggagttaagagttagtctgttagatataggccacaaaatccttgttttcattgtggtagtttatggcattccatttatacttgtaaggaatatcatactctgtactatgattattatcaaataaaaccttctttaaagaaagttagcattgttccttctagcATAAGTTCTTacgcaaagtctgatactgtaaatgctgataagaaaattgttaacataaactatgatgctaaatccactgcaaatgttaacaaacttaataaggccaaaggatccaagcaagtctgggtccttaaaactaatcattagtggtctttgtgattgcagggcaacaggaaaaatgtcctagttctggacagtggatgctcaggacatatgactggaaataaagccctgctatcagactttgtggtgaaagctggcccaggtgtttcttatggagatggcaatatgggaaaaactctgggatatggcaatattaatcttgggaatgtcatcattgagaaagtagctctggtctcaggatttaaacacaatctgctcagtgttagtcaaatatgtgacagaggttatcatgtggatttctttgaagaacactatgaagttgtaagcaaatctacagaagaagttgttctgaaaggatacaggcatggtaacatttatgaagccaagctttcaacaagtactgatggttctgcaatctgtctgttgagtagagcatcaattgaagaaatctggaattggcacaagaaactctctcatttaaatttcaataatataaatgaactagtgaagaaagatcttgtgagaggactgccaaaatcagtatttgctcctgatggcctttgtgattcatgtcagaaggaaaaacaaagaaaatcttcattcaagagcaagactgaatcatcaattcttgagccttatcacctactagatgttgatctatttggtccagtgaatgtcatatccactgcaaagaagaaatatgttatggtcatagtggatgagttcaccagatacacatgggtgtattttttgcacagaaaaagtgaaactgcatctattttgattgatcatgtcaagcaactggataaattggtcaaagattccgtaaagatcataagaagtgataatgacactgagttcaagaatttgataatggaagagttctacaaagaccatggaataaagcaggaattttctgctcctggaactccacaacaaaatggagttgttgaaagaaagaatagaacttttattgaagctgcacgaactatgcttgatgaagcaaagctaccaacctatttttgggctgaagctgtgcagactgcttgttttactcagaatgcaacactcattaacaagcatgaaaagacaccatatgagatggtgaagaaaagaagccaaatctgaagtattttcatgtatttgcatgcaagtgttttgttcttaagactcatcctgaacagctatccaaatatgatccaaaagctgatgaaggaatttttgttggatatccactttccacaaaagccttcagagtctataatttaagaacaagggttgtcatggaatctatcaatgtctcttttgatgataagaagattactggacttgaagatttcaatgatcatgatcagctgagatttgaaaatgaagttttaaattctgattctgtaaatcctgatagtctaaatcctgacagtctaaatcctgatactataaactctgatggattaaactctgatgttattgaaactgtggtgactacgccaaagtaagatgcacctgtgcagggggagcatactgaagatacaaccacatctcaagaagcatcagaacctacaactggctcttcaagttctgattcatcaagttctgatgagccaagttctgataatgctgGAAACTTAAATAATGAAGGattcaactcagagagcataatttcaaggggagcatcagaaaatgttgatgaagacatcgtggatcatgggggagtatccggttctagagaaaaccttccatctacaacgaagtggactaaatcacatacacctgacttaattattggagatcctgatgcaggtgtcagaactagaacaactacttcaaataaatgtctctataattcttttctttgtcagactgaaccaaagaaagtggaagaaactcttcaagatgttgattgggtgcaagcaatgcaggaagagttaaatgaatttgaacgaaataaagtctggaccctagtgacaagaccaaagaacagatctgttgttggtacaaagtgggtgttcaaaaacaaaactgatagtgatggcataattacaaggaataaagcaaggctggttgcaaaaggatattctcaacatgagggaattgcttatgatgaaacatttgcaccagttgctagattggaagccataaggatatttttggcttatgctgctcacaaaaagtttacagtctttcaaatggatatgaaaagtgcttttctcaatggagaattggaagaagaagtatatgttgaacaacctccaggctttgtagattccgaacttccaaatcatgtctacaggcttgataaagcactttatggccttaagcaaactccaagagcatggtatgagactttagctcagtttcttctggaaagtggatttaacataggaactattgacaaaacactgttctacctcaaccatggaaaagacttacttttggtgcaaatatatgttgatgatatcatttttggttctacaaatgactgACTTTGCAAGAaatttgccaaactgatgcagtcaagatatcaaatgagtatgatgagggaacttagctatttaatgggccttcaagtcaagcagaatgaagatgacacttttatttgtcaatccaagtacactagaaatttgctgaagaaatttggaatgcaagattgttcaagtgcatccactcccatggccactgcaataaaattggataacaatactggtacatcagtagatattactgattacagaggtatgattggctcactactctatcttactgtaagtagacctgatatcatgtatgctacctgtctttgtgcaagattttaagcagatccaagagaacctcacttaacagttgtgaaaagaattttcaaatacctttAGGGTAgaactgatctgggattgtggtatcctagagaatcagactttaagctaataggttactcagatgcagattttacaggatgcgaaattgacaggaaaagcacaagtggaagctgccaatttcttggaggcagattagtttcttggtttagcaagaaacaaaagtcaatttccacatcaactgcagaagcagagtacattgctgcaggaagctgttgtgcacagattctttggatgaagaatcaattactggattatgggttaacatattttaaaatccctatttactgtgataatcaaagtgttattactatgacaggtaatccagttcaacactcaatgacaaagcatatcagcattaggtaccacttcataagggaacatgtggataaaggtacagtggaattgcatttcgttccaacagatcaacaactagcagaaatcttcacaaaaccactgtgtgaagctacttttacaagattggtaaatgaacttggaatagtttcaggttctttctctaaatctacttagtttatgttcttttACATCAGACTtttgatcagtatttacagatattactatctttgtgtattatgtgcttaatatGAAATTTTCTTAagtgctgattattgtctgatgtgaatttctaaactctgatagtgatatgcatgtttctgtgactattcactctaatgaggataactgtactagatgttgacctagtaatctctaatatactacaggtcccatgtttgaagtaattatttctgtggaaatcttttaacataagcaaattatgatattgagcttacttaagtttactttgtctatcttattactaagtcaaaaactagaataatgcttcttatctgttaagttctgatgttagtaaatctggtgaatgtactaagtgctgataagcctcacttatcaaaagaaaaagaaaagaaaagaaaagaaaaatcaagtactcctttgagatctagagtaaaaatgtggaagggaagacccaagtgcaatgctggtattaagtaatatgcatcagaaaagcaaaataaatttttcttggtgacttttcacactctatgattaatggagaaatactctaataatagcttaaattctgataagcagttgtgactcacttatactgagaagccactgtaaaaaggaatttcaaaagatgcataaaatgagcacaaaacagttgaggttgactcatgcatgaactgattctatagtagacttcagaataatgacagattttgagcaaagttcttagttatgcctaatttctaagatgtattgaagtgaatcagactttaatctttatctgatatttagcttattgcacacagATACACTCCATTTGAATGATGAAAAATACTGTGGtgataaattttattttagatgaacagttgttagggcgaaaacacgcgctaataatacacgcaagtatacgtgttcgcaagtaatatagaatactttctagtttgttcccacagagactcagactaattattgttcaattaaactcactcaccaatatatga carries:
- the LOC141690422 gene encoding uncharacterized protein LOC141690422 is translated as MEKAFNLVQVRDNFKTNNASYFLKIEANYWGESTRALEGEDPVPWAWITELFVEKYFPDCVHNQMEIEFLELKQGDKSVAENEAKFTELARFVPEYVRSESQKARMFQQGLKPEIRRGVLALQLKPYPFIVQAALVIEIDQKLAAREKADKKRKIDDVEETSGQGGSNKKSHKTVGRNKNKELRG